A stretch of Faecalibacterium duncaniae DNA encodes these proteins:
- a CDS encoding DEAD/DEAH box helicase family protein, with protein sequence MPLNTTEKQFESDIAAALLSPAGGYTRNGDCYDPKLGLFVDTLIRFVQKTQPNEWAFFEKQNPVNPVRKFCTAFNNACDADGLLSVLRYGFKHRGRRFRVCYFQPESALNQKDAQRYAQNEITCNRQWFYSDTTHNSVDMVLAVNGIPVFAFELKNQFTGQTVENAKQQWMHDRDPREVCFQFNKRILGYFCVDLTEVWMATRLAGKDTRFLPFNQGSNGAGRDGGAGNPPNPSGYLTAYLWEEVFQKDSMMDILQKFMSLQDGKTLIFPRYHQLDVVRKLVADVRQKGAGQHYLIQHSAGSGKSNSIAWTAYRLASLFNTENKPVFASVIVVTDRTVLDAQLQETISGFDHTLGAVEAIGEDKNSGDLRDAINNGARIIITTLQKFPVIYTEVNKTAGKNYAVIIDEAHSSQTGTSALKLKAALADTEDALREYAELEGKAEDEIDPEDALVKELTSHGRHKNLSFFAFTATPKAATLELFGTEYPDGSHHPFHIYSMRQAIEEGFILDVLQNYMTYSTCFKIAKTIPDNPDLPASRAAKLIRKYEELHPYNISQKAKIIVETFRETTSHKIGGRGKMMVVTSSRLADWRRCDTSTRSSATLPSRAMTMCRS encoded by the coding sequence ATGCCCCTCAACACCACCGAAAAGCAGTTTGAATCGGACATTGCGGCGGCGCTGCTCTCCCCTGCCGGGGGCTACACCCGCAATGGGGATTGCTACGACCCCAAGCTGGGGCTGTTTGTGGATACCCTGATCCGCTTTGTGCAAAAGACCCAGCCCAACGAGTGGGCATTTTTTGAAAAGCAGAACCCGGTAAACCCGGTGCGGAAGTTCTGCACGGCCTTTAACAATGCCTGCGATGCGGACGGACTGCTTTCGGTGCTGCGGTATGGGTTCAAGCACCGGGGACGGCGGTTCCGGGTGTGCTATTTTCAGCCAGAATCTGCGCTGAACCAGAAGGACGCCCAGCGCTACGCCCAAAACGAGATCACCTGCAACCGGCAGTGGTTCTACTCCGACACCACCCACAACTCGGTGGACATGGTGCTGGCGGTAAACGGCATCCCGGTGTTCGCCTTTGAGCTGAAGAACCAGTTCACCGGGCAGACCGTGGAGAACGCCAAACAGCAGTGGATGCACGACCGGGACCCCCGGGAGGTGTGTTTCCAGTTCAACAAGCGCATTCTGGGCTACTTTTGCGTAGACCTGACCGAGGTGTGGATGGCCACCCGGCTGGCAGGCAAGGACACCCGCTTTCTGCCCTTCAATCAGGGCTCCAACGGTGCCGGGCGGGACGGCGGCGCAGGCAACCCGCCCAACCCCAGCGGCTACCTTACCGCCTACCTCTGGGAAGAAGTGTTCCAGAAGGACAGCATGATGGACATCCTGCAAAAGTTTATGAGCCTGCAGGACGGCAAGACCCTGATCTTTCCCCGGTACCATCAGCTGGACGTGGTGCGCAAACTGGTGGCAGATGTGCGGCAGAAGGGTGCCGGGCAGCACTATCTCATCCAGCACAGCGCCGGGTCGGGCAAGTCCAACTCCATTGCTTGGACGGCGTACCGGCTGGCTTCCCTGTTCAACACCGAGAACAAGCCGGTGTTTGCCAGCGTCATCGTGGTGACTGACCGCACCGTGCTGGACGCACAGCTGCAGGAGACCATCTCCGGCTTCGACCATACGCTGGGTGCGGTGGAGGCCATCGGCGAGGACAAAAACTCCGGCGACCTGCGGGATGCCATCAACAACGGCGCACGCATCATCATCACCACGCTGCAAAAGTTCCCGGTCATCTACACTGAGGTGAATAAGACCGCCGGGAAGAACTATGCCGTTATCATCGACGAAGCGCACTCCTCCCAGACCGGCACCTCTGCTTTAAAGCTGAAAGCCGCCCTTGCCGACACCGAGGACGCGCTGCGGGAATATGCCGAGCTGGAAGGCAAAGCGGAGGACGAGATCGACCCGGAGGATGCACTGGTGAAGGAGTTGACCTCCCACGGGCGGCACAAGAACCTGTCCTTCTTTGCCTTTACCGCCACCCCAAAAGCCGCCACGCTGGAGCTGTTCGGCACCGAGTACCCGGACGGCAGCCACCACCCTTTCCACATTTACAGTATGCGGCAGGCCATCGAGGAAGGGTTCATTCTGGATGTGCTGCAAAACTACATGACCTATTCCACCTGCTTCAAGATCGCCAAGACCATCCCGGACAACCCCGACCTGCCTGCCAGCCGGGCGGCGAAGCTCATCCGCAAGTATGAGGAGCTGCACCCCTATAACATCAGCCAGAAGGCAAAGATCATTGTAGAGACCTTCCGGGAGACCACCAGCCACAAGATCGGCGGGCGGGGCAAGATGATGGTAGTCACCTCCTCCCGATTGGCCGATTGGCGGCGGTGCGATACTTCCACGAGGTCAAGCGCTACATTGCCGAGCAGGGCTATGACGATGTGCAGATCTTAG
- a CDS encoding type I restriction enzyme subunit R domain-containing protein encodes MRYFHEVKRYIAEQGYDDVQILAAFSGAVPDGGVEYTEPSLNVRADGSHIAESQTKKEFHNNFNVLIVAEKYQTGFDEPLLHTMIVDKKLKGVKAVQTLSRLNRTCPGKTDTFVLDFVNKAEDIREAFQPFYQETFLEQEVNTDLIYKTQKELRSFAVYSDADVEAFAKEYFRSTKQDKNAVGRMSSVLKPVADRYNQKTQAERYQFRRLLRSLVKWYGYVSQVARMFDEELHKENVFCAYLLKLLPPDEVSPLDLEGKLQLEYYKLQKTFAGAIELEHAKGVYEPVTQKGALGHDPKEPLDEIILKINEKFKGEFTNADRVLLTALHDRLLADPKLAKLARSSDPQIFTESIFPKAFDTAAQDSYLEAQDTFSSLFEDTSKYKAIMSALAEWLYGEFRKK; translated from the coding sequence GTGCGATACTTCCACGAGGTCAAGCGCTACATTGCCGAGCAGGGCTATGACGATGTGCAGATCTTAGCGGCATTTTCCGGTGCTGTGCCGGACGGCGGTGTGGAGTACACGGAGCCGTCTCTGAACGTCCGCGCTGATGGCAGTCACATTGCAGAGAGCCAGACCAAAAAGGAGTTCCACAACAACTTCAATGTGCTCATCGTGGCAGAAAAATACCAGACCGGTTTTGACGAACCGCTGCTCCACACCATGATCGTGGACAAAAAGCTGAAGGGCGTCAAGGCAGTGCAGACTCTCTCCCGTCTGAACCGTACCTGTCCCGGCAAAACCGACACCTTTGTGCTGGATTTTGTGAACAAGGCAGAGGACATCCGGGAGGCATTCCAGCCGTTTTATCAGGAAACCTTTCTGGAGCAGGAGGTCAACACCGACCTCATTTACAAGACCCAGAAGGAGCTGCGGAGCTTTGCCGTTTATTCCGATGCAGACGTGGAAGCCTTTGCCAAGGAGTATTTCCGCAGCACCAAGCAGGATAAAAACGCCGTGGGCCGCATGAGCAGCGTCTTGAAGCCGGTGGCAGACCGCTACAACCAGAAAACGCAGGCCGAGCGGTACCAGTTCCGCCGCTTGCTGCGCAGCCTTGTCAAGTGGTACGGCTACGTTTCGCAGGTGGCACGGATGTTCGATGAAGAGCTGCACAAGGAGAACGTATTCTGTGCCTACCTGCTCAAGCTGCTGCCGCCGGACGAGGTCTCTCCGCTGGATCTGGAGGGCAAATTGCAGCTGGAATATTACAAGCTGCAAAAGACCTTTGCCGGTGCCATTGAGCTGGAACACGCCAAGGGCGTCTACGAGCCTGTCACCCAGAAGGGTGCTCTCGGCCACGACCCCAAGGAGCCGCTGGACGAGATCATTTTGAAAATCAACGAAAAGTTCAAGGGTGAGTTCACCAATGCCGACCGGGTGCTGCTTACCGCTCTGCATGACCGTCTGCTGGCTGACCCGAAGCTGGCAAAGCTGGCGCGCAGCTCCGACCCGCAGATCTTTACCGAGAGCATCTTCCCCAAAGCCTTTGACACCGCCGCACAGGACAGCTATCTCGAAGCGCAGGACACCTTCTCTTCCCTGTTTGAGGACACCAGCAAGTACAAGGCTATCATGTCGGCGCTGGCAGAGTGGCTGTATGGAGAATTCCGCAAGAAGTAA
- a CDS encoding IS110 family transposase codes for MTAVGIDVSKSKSTVAVRRPGGEIVLRPFDVRHTNSDLKKLTSTLKKLGGDIRIVMEHTSTYWRPIALTLKEAGFFVSVVNAMLIHDFSDNTIRKLKTDRADALKIANYALTFWDILPPFNNEEETRLLLKMQSRANERITATATALRNGLIALADQTFSGVNIAFAPNTKNANGHEKWVDFFLRYWHKDCVCQYSMEAFTESYRGWCKRKNYKFRTDTAHKIYLLAQESVATLPKCESTKMLITQACKSLNAVCEAKQSTQLEMQRLAAMLPEYEVVMQMEGAGPVTGPALMAEIGDVRRFKNKKALVAFAGIDAPPFQSGAFESKSRHVSKRGSPHLRRTIFIISNIILTRSNPENAVYCFMDKKRSEGKHYYVYTVAGSAKFLRVYYARVTEFLRSQPSYDAY; via the coding sequence ATTACCGCCGTCGGTATTGATGTGTCTAAGAGCAAAAGCACAGTTGCGGTACGGAGACCCGGAGGCGAAATCGTACTTCGGCCTTTCGATGTCCGCCACACGAACAGTGACTTAAAAAAGCTGACATCCACACTCAAAAAACTGGGAGGCGATATTCGTATTGTAATGGAACATACCAGTACGTACTGGAGACCGATCGCGCTGACATTAAAGGAAGCAGGCTTTTTTGTTTCCGTTGTCAATGCGATGCTGATCCACGATTTTAGTGATAATACGATCCGAAAGCTGAAGACGGACCGTGCGGATGCTCTTAAAATCGCAAACTATGCGCTTACCTTTTGGGATATACTGCCCCCGTTCAATAATGAAGAAGAAACCAGGCTGCTTCTTAAAATGCAATCCAGAGCAAATGAGCGGATCACTGCGACTGCAACAGCGTTGCGGAACGGTCTGATTGCGCTGGCTGACCAAACATTTTCCGGGGTAAATATTGCGTTTGCTCCGAACACCAAAAATGCGAATGGACATGAAAAATGGGTAGATTTCTTTCTGCGTTATTGGCACAAGGATTGTGTCTGTCAATATTCCATGGAGGCTTTCACGGAATCTTATCGGGGCTGGTGCAAACGAAAAAACTACAAGTTCCGTACAGATACCGCTCACAAAATCTATCTGCTTGCACAGGAAAGCGTGGCTACTCTTCCGAAATGCGAAAGTACAAAGATGCTGATCACGCAGGCTTGCAAAAGCCTGAATGCCGTTTGCGAGGCCAAGCAAAGCACCCAGCTTGAAATGCAGCGGTTGGCTGCAATGCTCCCCGAATACGAGGTTGTGATGCAGATGGAAGGAGCCGGACCCGTTACCGGGCCTGCTCTTATGGCCGAAATTGGTGATGTTCGGCGGTTCAAAAACAAGAAAGCGTTGGTGGCCTTTGCTGGTATTGACGCACCGCCGTTCCAGTCTGGTGCATTTGAATCCAAGTCACGCCATGTTTCCAAACGAGGCTCACCGCATCTGAGGCGAACCATTTTTATTATATCGAATATTATTTTAACACGCTCAAACCCGGAAAATGCAGTTTACTGCTTTATGGACAAAAAGCGTTCCGAAGGAAAACATTATTACGTTTATACCGTCGCAGGAAGTGCGAAGTTCCTGCGGGTCTATTACGCTCGTGTTACTGAATTTCTACGGTCCCAGCCATCTTATGATGCCTATTGA
- a CDS encoding DUF927 domain-containing protein, which translates to MNITTRDFLQMLYGKCTEGCITITTLPDSRNEHIPVTELDKAAERIKVLGTSANTYYCVALRQEGLPSSVRGGIGQIHTVVCMVADVDVLGPAHKETALPKTEEEAIAFVNSLKLKPSIIVRSGNGVHAIWPLNEPFIIHNEDEREQIRELSAGFGMYVIAEGRKKGWKLDNVQDVPRMFRAPGSLNFKSNPPKRCEVYSAEEFRYPVTAFKEFKRITEIVEFHAESDLVGPAERMCEKCAFIDYCIENAATLPEPMWHTMISIVAVTEDGQKKVHERSETYPGYSYDQTEEYYERAAKMSRPCSCRYIRDFFGFDCPKEGCGVRAPIVFAYYTIEERVKKLLEEELTVDEALEEKNLQLVRYAREHQPIQYFKLKEKYGKLKIGVRDLEKMLTTTGGKADIHEGGQEFCKALELDGMELNGLVVPKGWEVDMEGVRHIEFLNGVPYTKSAFSALVYISRRMRNVDDEDVKLELAFYGDCRWRKIIVPRGDAMDKSKLVKYANQGLPVTSETSKEAVKYMEAFETSNKTVIPRHRSIERMGWVKNREFFPYHMESRAAYDGAGEESHRIIAAVMPHGDKDKWMEMAATLRTMQAARVMLATSFASVLLQPLQQRPFIFHLWANSRSGKTAVLKAAVSIYGDPNVLLRSYNSTAVGIEHTAGTVRNIPLALDELQSLSLKYENLSRMMYMLGNGIGKMRGDRIGGTQKMQTWCNTILSTGEQPITVQNSMDGENTRVMELYASPIGDTDFSRTVHQTAAENYGFAGQMFMDYLFHEYELEKGTSKLRQAYTNFRDEFVSMYAMLYDKCTSIHLEFVAVLVFADFIASKAVFNAGEEACGAAWEMGFELLEALKKEQKADAVERAWDTVKEWIASNQEHFEVKHLNEVAREPRLGRYEPGEKKTYILPNCLRKMLIDNGFSYEKSIRGFKDRGYVENRQENQRVGKSSVKVIIANIEQAYEYRKASEFF; encoded by the coding sequence ATGAATATTACAACGAGGGATTTTTTGCAGATGCTGTATGGTAAATGCACAGAAGGATGCATTACCATCACGACGCTGCCGGATTCCAGAAATGAGCATATCCCGGTCACGGAACTGGACAAAGCAGCGGAGCGCATTAAAGTGCTGGGTACCAGTGCCAACACCTATTATTGCGTTGCACTGCGTCAGGAAGGGCTGCCATCGAGTGTCAGAGGTGGTATCGGACAGATTCACACCGTTGTTTGCATGGTGGCGGATGTGGATGTGCTGGGGCCGGCACACAAAGAAACCGCACTGCCGAAGACGGAAGAAGAAGCGATTGCATTTGTAAACAGTTTGAAGCTGAAGCCTTCCATCATTGTGCGGTCGGGCAACGGCGTGCATGCCATTTGGCCTCTGAACGAGCCGTTTATTATCCATAACGAGGATGAGCGTGAGCAGATCCGGGAACTCTCTGCCGGGTTCGGTATGTATGTCATTGCAGAGGGGCGTAAAAAGGGATGGAAACTGGACAATGTGCAGGATGTTCCTCGAATGTTTCGGGCTCCGGGTTCACTGAACTTTAAGAGCAACCCGCCGAAACGGTGCGAGGTATATAGTGCCGAGGAATTCCGCTATCCGGTAACTGCTTTTAAAGAATTTAAGCGAATTACCGAAATTGTTGAATTCCATGCAGAGAGCGATTTGGTCGGCCCTGCGGAACGTATGTGTGAAAAGTGTGCTTTTATTGATTATTGCATTGAAAATGCCGCAACACTGCCAGAGCCAATGTGGCATACGATGATCTCTATTGTTGCCGTTACGGAAGACGGTCAGAAAAAAGTGCATGAGAGGAGCGAGACATATCCCGGATATTCTTACGACCAGACAGAGGAATATTACGAGCGTGCTGCAAAAATGAGCCGTCCATGCTCCTGCCGTTATATCCGGGACTTTTTCGGATTTGATTGTCCGAAAGAGGGGTGCGGTGTTCGGGCACCGATCGTTTTTGCATACTACACTATAGAAGAACGTGTAAAAAAGTTGCTGGAAGAGGAGCTGACAGTTGATGAGGCTTTAGAAGAAAAGAATCTTCAGCTGGTACGTTATGCACGGGAACACCAGCCAATCCAGTATTTTAAGCTGAAGGAAAAATATGGCAAACTGAAGATCGGAGTCCGGGACCTTGAAAAAATGCTGACCACCACTGGTGGAAAGGCAGATATACACGAAGGCGGACAGGAGTTCTGCAAGGCATTGGAACTGGATGGCATGGAACTGAATGGACTGGTGGTGCCGAAAGGCTGGGAAGTCGATATGGAAGGAGTTCGACACATTGAATTCCTGAATGGCGTTCCCTATACAAAATCAGCCTTTTCCGCACTGGTTTATATTTCCCGGCGAATGAGGAATGTTGATGATGAAGATGTAAAGCTGGAACTGGCTTTCTATGGTGATTGCCGTTGGAGAAAAATTATCGTTCCACGCGGCGATGCAATGGATAAGAGCAAACTGGTAAAATATGCAAATCAGGGATTGCCGGTGACATCGGAAACCTCTAAAGAGGCAGTCAAATATATGGAAGCTTTTGAAACTTCCAACAAAACCGTCATTCCGCGGCACCGCAGTATCGAGCGCATGGGTTGGGTCAAGAACAGGGAATTCTTCCCTTACCACATGGAAAGCCGTGCCGCCTATGATGGTGCCGGCGAGGAAAGCCATCGGATTATCGCTGCTGTTATGCCGCACGGTGACAAAGACAAATGGATGGAGATGGCAGCAACGCTGCGCACGATGCAGGCTGCACGGGTCATGCTGGCGACATCCTTCGCATCTGTGCTGCTGCAGCCCCTTCAACAGCGGCCGTTCATCTTCCACCTCTGGGCAAACTCTCGCAGTGGTAAGACGGCGGTGCTGAAGGCAGCAGTGTCCATCTACGGCGATCCTAATGTGCTGCTGCGGAGCTATAATAGCACTGCGGTCGGCATCGAGCACACGGCAGGTACAGTGCGGAACATTCCACTGGCACTGGATGAGCTGCAGTCGCTCAGTTTGAAGTATGAAAATCTGTCTCGAATGATGTATATGCTGGGCAATGGTATTGGAAAGATGCGTGGTGACCGCATCGGTGGTACGCAGAAAATGCAGACATGGTGCAATACCATTCTGTCTACTGGTGAACAACCGATCACGGTGCAGAATTCCATGGACGGTGAAAATACGCGCGTCATGGAACTGTATGCATCACCAATCGGTGACACGGACTTTTCCAGAACAGTGCATCAGACAGCAGCGGAGAACTACGGCTTTGCAGGGCAAATGTTTATGGATTACCTGTTCCATGAATATGAGCTGGAAAAGGGCACCAGCAAGCTGCGGCAGGCTTATACAAATTTCCGGGATGAGTTTGTTTCGATGTACGCGATGCTCTATGACAAATGTACGAGCATTCATCTGGAATTTGTTGCTGTGCTTGTCTTTGCGGACTTTATTGCATCAAAGGCTGTTTTTAATGCTGGTGAGGAGGCATGTGGTGCAGCATGGGAAATGGGTTTTGAACTGCTGGAAGCACTGAAGAAAGAGCAGAAGGCAGATGCGGTAGAGCGTGCATGGGATACTGTAAAGGAATGGATCGCTTCCAATCAGGAGCATTTTGAAGTGAAGCATCTTAATGAAGTAGCACGAGAACCGCGGCTCGGAAGATATGAGCCAGGAGAAAAGAAAACCTATATCCTGCCGAATTGTCTCAGAAAAATGCTGATTGACAATGGCTTTTCCTACGAAAAGAGCATCCGTGGTTTCAAGGACCGTGGATATGTCGAAAACAGACAGGAAAACCAGCGAGTTGGAAAGAGCAGCGTAAAGGTGATCATCGCTAATATTGAGCAGGCCTATGAATACAGAAAAGCTAGTGAATTCTTCTGA
- a CDS encoding DEAD/DEAH box helicase, with translation MTDYAPGMRAVIRDEEWLIKRIETNSLGHQVLHCVGVTPLVKDRDAIFLTDLEQIQIVDPASIQLIADSSPFFKRSLLYLESQWRQQLPTDTNLHIGHKAAMDPMPYQLDPAKLSLQRPRQRILIADTVGLGKTLEAGILMSELIARGKGKRILVVTVKSMMTQFQKEMWNRFTIPLVRLDSNRIQKIRASLPSNYNPFFYYDKTIVSIDTLKRDVEYRTHLEKAYWDIIVIDEAQNVAERGDHQAQRSRLAKLLANRSDTMIMLSATPHDGRAKSFASLMNMLDPTAIADPENYTPEDIRGLCIRRFKSDVKNQVNGSFLERQVTLEHCHASAQEEYAFDLLAEMQLEMDAGKAKSSGRLFKTSLEKSLFSSPAACRKSIEARLKKLYKKYTADDISDIRLLEELHTALGQVTPENFTRYQKLLELLRSDSYGWNPKDPGDRVVIFTERIETMNYLAEHLRTDLGLKSSAIQEISGGMSDAEQQRIVEDFGRTESSTRILVASDVASEGLNLHYLSHRLIHFDIPWSLMVFQQRNGRIDRYGQQKRPDIRYLLIESNNKQIKGDMRIIEILIQKEEQALKNIGDPALLLGKFNVEEEETVIAEAIESGSDADTFAQSLDADAQEFNPFEALMAAASETEETAIEQLSETVSDETLFTDKEYLEQAVQYLNQTDSNPVQELQTVSGLDIRLTPEMERRLRALIPEEAMPQGETLRLSDDKAFCMEQMRTSMQKNMDEAAWPSSQYLWKLHPIFSWVNDKAGLLFKRAEAPVLGLPGVLYPGEALYIVSGSVPNLKSTPLIDEWFGLLYRDGQFIQRLSMEEVVQKAGLRSARIPNTNCITNQSIVAASSLLHDVVTQAKTYLTERYQQYQAEMNPKLDAEVDKLIELQEKHKEYYQTTLFEHERQLQEQERRVDKLFDDFTNWVKETLTIQNNPYIRIVSVLMGVSE, from the coding sequence ATGACAGATTATGCACCTGGTATGCGTGCTGTTATTCGTGACGAAGAATGGCTCATCAAAAGGATCGAAACAAACAGCCTTGGTCATCAAGTTTTACATTGCGTCGGTGTCACCCCACTAGTGAAAGATCGCGATGCCATTTTTCTCACAGATCTCGAACAGATTCAGATTGTAGATCCTGCGAGCATTCAGTTGATTGCCGACTCATCCCCATTTTTCAAACGGTCACTATTGTATTTAGAAAGTCAATGGCGGCAGCAGCTTCCCACCGACACAAATTTGCATATTGGCCACAAAGCGGCTATGGATCCCATGCCATACCAACTGGATCCTGCAAAACTTTCTTTGCAGCGTCCACGTCAGCGCATTCTAATTGCTGATACTGTCGGTCTTGGCAAAACTCTAGAGGCCGGCATTCTGATGTCTGAGTTAATTGCACGTGGTAAGGGCAAGCGAATTTTAGTTGTTACAGTAAAAAGCATGATGACGCAGTTCCAAAAAGAAATGTGGAATCGCTTTACTATTCCGCTCGTGCGGCTGGATTCCAACCGAATCCAAAAGATCCGCGCCAGTCTGCCCTCCAATTACAATCCCTTCTTTTACTATGATAAAACGATCGTTTCCATTGACACCTTAAAACGCGATGTGGAATACCGTACACACTTGGAAAAAGCATATTGGGACATTATCGTCATTGATGAAGCGCAGAATGTTGCCGAGCGCGGTGACCATCAGGCACAGCGTTCTCGGCTTGCAAAACTGCTGGCCAACCGCAGTGATACCATGATCATGCTGTCGGCCACACCGCACGATGGCCGTGCCAAAAGTTTTGCTTCCCTGATGAATATGCTGGACCCGACTGCCATTGCAGACCCTGAAAATTATACCCCGGAAGACATCAGGGGTCTGTGTATCCGCCGCTTTAAAAGCGATGTCAAAAATCAGGTCAACGGCTCGTTTCTTGAGCGGCAGGTGACATTGGAACATTGTCACGCCTCTGCACAGGAGGAATATGCCTTCGACCTGCTTGCTGAAATGCAGCTGGAAATGGATGCTGGCAAAGCCAAAAGCTCTGGACGTCTGTTCAAAACAAGCTTAGAGAAATCTCTCTTTTCTAGCCCAGCAGCCTGTCGCAAAAGCATCGAGGCACGCCTGAAAAAGCTCTATAAAAAATATACGGCAGATGATATTTCTGATATTCGCTTGTTAGAAGAGTTGCATACTGCTCTGGGACAGGTCACGCCCGAAAACTTCACGCGCTATCAAAAACTGCTGGAACTTTTGCGTAGCGATTCCTACGGATGGAACCCCAAAGATCCTGGTGACCGCGTTGTGATCTTTACCGAGCGCATCGAAACCATGAATTATCTGGCGGAACATCTGCGGACTGATTTGGGGCTGAAGTCCTCTGCGATCCAAGAGATTTCTGGTGGTATGAGCGATGCAGAGCAGCAGCGCATTGTAGAAGATTTCGGCCGCACGGAATCTTCCACCCGCATTCTGGTCGCTTCGGATGTAGCTTCTGAAGGTCTGAATCTTCATTATCTGAGCCACCGCCTGATTCACTTTGATATTCCGTGGTCATTGATGGTATTCCAGCAGCGCAACGGCCGCATTGACCGTTACGGTCAGCAAAAACGCCCTGATATCCGCTATCTGCTCATTGAGAGCAATAACAAACAGATCAAAGGTGATATGCGTATCATCGAGATTCTGATTCAAAAAGAAGAGCAGGCACTGAAAAATATCGGCGATCCTGCCTTACTGTTGGGCAAGTTCAATGTGGAAGAGGAAGAAACGGTGATTGCGGAAGCCATCGAATCCGGTTCCGACGCAGATACATTTGCTCAGAGTCTAGATGCCGATGCGCAGGAATTCAACCCCTTTGAAGCTTTGATGGCCGCTGCCTCAGAAACAGAGGAGACTGCTATTGAGCAGCTTTCAGAAACTGTTTCCGACGAAACATTGTTCACCGATAAGGAATATCTGGAGCAAGCTGTGCAATACCTTAATCAGACTGACAGCAATCCAGTTCAGGAACTGCAAACGGTTTCTGGCCTAGATATCCGGTTAACCCCGGAAATGGAGCGCCGTTTGCGTGCGCTTATACCGGAAGAAGCCATGCCGCAAGGAGAAACACTGCGCCTTTCGGATGACAAAGCCTTCTGCATGGAGCAGATGCGCACCAGCATGCAAAAGAACATGGATGAGGCGGCATGGCCGTCCTCGCAGTATTTGTGGAAGCTGCACCCGATTTTCTCTTGGGTCAATGATAAGGCCGGGCTTTTGTTCAAACGCGCAGAAGCTCCCGTTCTGGGTCTGCCCGGCGTTTTGTATCCCGGTGAAGCGTTGTACATCGTTTCCGGCAGTGTTCCCAACCTGAAATCCACGCCGCTCATCGATGAATGGTTTGGTCTGCTGTATCGGGATGGGCAATTCATTCAGCGACTTTCCATGGAGGAGGTTGTCCAGAAAGCCGGACTGCGTAGCGCGCGTATTCCCAACACAAACTGCATCACGAACCAAAGCATCGTTGCTGCAAGCAGCTTGTTGCACGATGTAGTCACGCAGGCAAAGACCTATCTCACAGAGCGATACCAGCAGTACCAGGCAGAGATGAACCCCAAGCTGGATGCAGAGGTGGATAAGCTGATTGAACTGCAGGAAAAACACAAGGAGTACTATCAGACCACCCTATTTGAACATGAACGTCAACTGCAGGAGCAGGAGCGCCGGGTGGACAAACTGTTTGATGATTTTACGAACTGGGTAAAAGAAACCCTGACGATTCAAAACAACCCATATATTCGTATCGTATCCGTCCTGATGGGGGTATCCGAATGA